The following coding sequences are from one Poecile atricapillus isolate bPoeAtr1 chromosome 28, bPoeAtr1.hap1, whole genome shotgun sequence window:
- the SHD gene encoding SH2 domain-containing adapter protein D, whose amino-acid sequence MAKWLREYLGRGARRSPPRPPQPDYSGPGSPGGPPAAAPGAPLRGPAASPRHRLVRVGGAGPGGGPRRLQQGPGESEYSEPFEGEQDPALEGGCDEEATGCPRQGEGRRVRPRRGPQLYDTPSEEWDTAGDGPGTSPARDSRLPRDDERPADEYDQPWEWKKDHISRAFAVQFESPERSPSLSRPLPRSPRAPRPGCPPSPRRVDTSLPLEKQAWYHGPIGRAGAETLLALCREGSFLVRDCETSPDDYSLSLRSSQGFVHVKLTRTREQHFTLGRAGAAFPSVPAAVGHYTARALPVRGARHLSLLYPVAVQPL is encoded by the exons ATGGCCAAGTGGCTCCGGGAGTACCTGGGCCGGGGGGCCCGGCGCtcccccccgcgcccgccccaGCCCGACTACAGCGGTCCCGGCAgccccgggggtccccccgccgccgcccccggggcTCCGctccgcggccccgccgcctccccgcgCCACCGCCTCGTGCGGGtggggggcgcggggccggggggcggccCCCGCCGCCTGCAGCAG GGCCCAGGGGAGAGCGAGTACTCGGAGCCCTTCGAGGGCGAGCAGGACCCGGCGCTCGAGGGCGGCTGCGACGAGGAGGCCACAG GCTGCCCGAGGCAGGGCGAGGGCCGGCGGGTGCGGCCGCGCCGGGGCCCCCAGCTCTACGACACCCCCTCCGAGGAGTGGGACACGGCCGGGGACGGCCCGGGGACATCCCCGGCCCGCGACAGCCGCCTCCCCCGCGACGACGAGCGCCCGGCCGATGAGTACGACCAGCCCTGGGAGTGGAAGAAGGATCACATCTCACGGGCGTTCGCAG TGCAGTTTGAGAGCCCCGAGCgctcccccagcctgtcccGGCCGCTGCCGCGCTCCCCCCGGGCCCCCAGGCCGGgctgtccccccagccccaggcgtGTGGACACCTCGCTGCCCCTGGAGAAGCAGGC ctggtACCACGGCCCCAtcgggcgggcgggggccgaGACGCTGCTGGCGCTGTGCCGCGAGGGGAGCTTCCTGGTGCGGGACTGCGAGACCAGCCCCGACGACTACTCCCTGTCCCTCAG GAGCAGTCAGGGTTTCGTGCACGTGAAGCTGACGCGGACCCGGGAGCAGCACTTCACTCTGGGCCGGGCCGGTGCCGCCTTCCCGTCGGTACCGGCGGCCGTGGGGCACTACACGGCCCGGGCTCTGCCCGTGCGCGGCGCCCGCCACCTGTCCCTGCTGTACCCCGTGGCCGTGCAGCCCCTGTga
- the YJU2 gene encoding splicing factor YJU2 has protein sequence MSERKVLNKYYPPDFDPAKIPKLKLPKDRQYVVRLMAPFNMRCKTCGEYIYKGKKFNARKETVQNEVYLGLPIFRFYIKCTRCLAEITFKTDPENTDYTMEHGATRNFQAEKLLEEEEKRMQKEREEEELNNPMKVLENRTKDSKLEMEVLENLQELKELNQRQANVDFEAMLKQYKELEEEQRRKEQEEDEQEMKAMLEQAQNRRLLVDSDSDEEAAKPRPNPTARTKPTDILQEDPQSKRPRTESWERSVGKLSTKAQLAGLVAPRRQKVDPGLDNGMETRGTAPSTGSLPAAAAAAATSSLGLLGAYEDSEDSGSD, from the exons aaATATTACCCCCCGGACTTCGATCCGGCGAAGATCCCGAAGCTGAAGCTCCCGAAGGACCGGCAGTACGTGGTGAGGCTCATGGCCCCCTTCAACATGAG gtgCAAGACGTGTGGGGAGTACATCTACAAGGGCAAGAAGTTCAACGCCCGCAAGGAGACGGTGCAGAACGAGGTTTACCTGGGGCTGCCCATCTTCCGCTTCTACATCAAGTGCACGCGGTGCCTGGCTGAGATCACCTTCAAG ACAGATCCCGAGAACACGGATTACACCATGGAGCACGGCGCCACCAGGAACTTCCAGGCAGAGAAgctcctggaggaggaggagaagaggatgcagaaggagagggaagaggaagagctCAACAATCCCATGAAG GTGCTGGAGAACCGAACCAAGGACTCCAAGCTGGAGATGGAGGTCCTGGAGAacctgcaggagctgaaggagctcAACCAGCGCCAGGCCAACGTGGATTTTGAGGCCATGCTGAAGCAGTacaaggagctggaggaggagcagaggcgcaaggagcaggaggaggacgAGCAGGAGATGAA ggccatgctggagcaggccCAGAACCGCCGGCTCCTGGTGGATTCCGACTCCGACGAGGAAGCGGCAAAACCCCGCCCGAATCCCACGGCCCGAACAAAACCCACGGACATCCTGCAGGAG GACCCCCAGAGCAAGAGGCCGAGGACGGAGAGCTGGGAGCGCAGCGTGGGCAAGCTCAGCACCAAGGCCCAGCTGGCCGGGCTGGTGGCCCCCAGGAGGCAGAAGGTGGATCCTGGCCTGGATAACGGGATGGAAACGCGAGGCACCGCGCCCAGCACCG gctcgcttccagcagcagcagcagcagcagccacatccTCGCTGGGTTTGTTGGGAGCCTACGAGGACAGCGAGGACAGCGGCAGCGACTGA